The DNA segment AAgatgcaaactcaggtcctcacatttgtacAAGTACACTTTCTtcgctgagcaatctctctagcccttctcAGAGGAACAAATATTACCAGGCATGGTAaagtgtgcctgtaatcccagcacttgaaggatcagaagttcaaaaggTGAACATATCTACTTTATTCTTCAAGATAAAAGTTACTCCAAGTACAGTAGATCAATTACTTTGATCATCTTTTTCAGAAAACTACTAGCTTCCACAAAGCAAACCCATTTTTTTCCTGCTTAATACAAAAAAAGCTGTCTCTTAAGATTATAAACCTACAGATTCTGACTTTCTCACCAAATGTTACATTGttagcatttcattttttttcttcaaaggaaCATCTAAAGTAATATCTGATTTTTAGTAACATTTTcaaattgttttggttttgtttttgttttgcttaggtttttggaaacagggtttctctctgtagaccaggctggccttgaactcaagcctcagcctcctaagggctggaaTTAATGGTGTACACCATCACTGCCAGgcttgggggttttttgtttgttttttggtttttgttttttgttgttgttttttacacGATCAGCCATTTAAGATTTTAGGACAAAACTGTGAAGACTACATTTTCAATGTTAGGGACTCACTACATATTCAATATCAGGGAAATCTCAAAAATTTAGTGAAATTAGGATTTGGACCCAAGTGCAACGTTTATGCCACaaagttccttatatattctatttttatagtAAATATATTAATCTGTAATGCTCTACAAATACAtgccataaatttattttaatttaatcacATCCCATAAACTGGATTTAGGGGTATTTTAAAGTGTTGAGAGTTTATTTTTGTAATCCAACAACTTTATCCAAAAATGCAGAAAATTTTTCTGGCTGGCCAGGAGGATAACATTTCAGTGTTGATAAATCCATTGACTGTAACAGCCCACGAAGCGtgctaaaacaaaagaagaaaaatatcaggTAACATGAGAGAAAATTCCATAGAATTTGATGCCCATTTGATGAATAAactgaatttttgtatattttattatggGGTTATATACACTAGTATTATTATTGCCAACACACAGAGTACTATAAAATGTCGTATGAATTGAATAGGCATTTTTATCTCAGTCAAATGAAGTGTTTTGGAAATGTCATTTCAAGGAAAATGTGTTTACACTGCTTTTAAATACTATTCAGTaccacacaaatataaaataaaatcaagttaatttatgaaaacaataaatgaaaaaaataggtaTCAGACAAGAAAGTAAACTATGATAACTATACTACATACATCATGCATGCAGATTGTGAGAAAACTTTTTTACTGGAAATTATCATGAATTCAAAACTAATCAATACGTGCTCACCATGCATGTTGGAAATAAGGTTCTAAACAACAGCATAACTGTACTTTGGAAACTTAATTAAACAAGTCAAAGACAGATGACCGTCCAGCCTAGGTTTGGGAAAAATATAATCAATCCTTGATACTTTCATTTGAGTGACTTTTCTGAAATAGTttataaaactgttttaaaaagggggggagggaaaaagaaattgctcagagggtaaaggtgattgccaccaagcctgaaaacAGTGAAAtcaatcccaagaacccacatggaagaagAACACTTCAAAGTTGTCCTCCGTCTTTTAGGCCCACAACatagcacacatatatacataaatgttttttttttttttttcaaaagggagACACACAGGTCATTTCGTCCTGCACAAAAagtcttcataaaaaaaaaaaaaaaaaaaaaaaaacaaagaaaaaaaccaatgttttctcttttataatactaacaacaacaacaaaaacaaaaaaatcagagcaGCTAACTAGCTGGGTACAGTGAcccatacctataatctcaaaaactcggaaggatcaggagttcaagatgagcctgggctacatagagaccatcttcaaagaaataaaagtgaatgaAAATCCTTTTCAACAGCCCCTAGAAATATTAACCGCATATAGTAGTTAGGAAGATAAGATCTGTTCCTCTTTTAAAGTGGTATTGTCAACTTAACAGTATCAACTACctaagggcacacacacaccaattattTGAACCATTCATAATTTCTAGCTTTTCTTCTGAGTCATTGTACCAAGACaacattccctttcctccatcatAGAGATGAGCACACCATCAATTTTACTGTTGGAATAGTGACTGACTGAATCTGTCTTCTCCCACGGGGAACATCAAGCTTTGTACACATATATCTGTCTCTGTGCatctgtgcgtgcgtgcatacCAAATGCCTAAAGAATCATGGCATATAACAAGTGTTCCATATTTAATGAATGCATACAAGTATATACCAAATgcctgaaagaaacaaaaataaaataaaacccaaagacaCTCCATGTTCTAACTTCAATATACAGATATAGACATACAATTAATTTCTTTATGAGGTtacttagttttttaaaatatcaaattagAAAAGTTTTTAGAATCAAGCAACTGGGAATTACTGACCTGGCCCTTTGGCAAGCTTCTTTGGCAAGAAGAACTAACAGAAAAACAGCATTTTTCTTCAAGCTTCTACTGCGATGCTGATAAAAACAATATTCCTTACCAAAGATCCCTTTTTGCTTAAAGTGCTCCAGTGGCTTCTcattgaacataaaataaaattagaactcTTAAATGAGCTATGCCCTCCTGGCTTCATATTCACTCCTTCCTGGTCACTGTGCTTTTACCATACCAGTCTTCCCTGTTCCTCAAGCATTCCAAACTCCAAGTTCACTCCTAAGTTAAGGCTTTTGTAACTCAAGTTCCCTTGTCTCTAAACTTCATATGTCTGGTTCTTCCTTCTAATTTAGGACTCACCTCAAAATCAGATCCTTTGTCAGGCCTCTCCTGAAGTCTACCTAATTCTTCCTTAGCAGAGCTATAAcaatgtcctgtctttttatttgtaGCATAGTTCGCCATGAGAAATTCTACCACCATAATATAAACACAATGCTTACTACTGTAACCCAAGCACTTTATATTAGGTAGAAgagaatatataaatgaatatatttaatttagaGCTTCCAATGGATTTACTAAAAGTCAATCTTTAACAActaaaatgcattatatacatatatggaactCTCAAAATAACTTAATTAATTATTCCTTAATATAAGCATACACCTTCTTCCAATACTGAAAACCTAAGATTCTTGGAAATCCGCAAACCCGTATACACAGTCATACATTCAAATTCCCATATAATACATAATACAGGAAATACACAACACAGAACAGAGTCAAAGCTAAAGACAAATAAGAAGTTATAGTTGAGAAAAATCAAAGTATAATTAATGAGTGTGAAAAAACGTAAAAATCATAAGGTTAGGCAGGTGAGTAATAACTGCTGGGGAGGAATTTAAGACAAGAAGAGATCAACCAGTCAGTCTCTAGTATACCTGCAGGTACAATAGAAGAGATGTCCTTCTTTGTGCAACTGCTTTGCCAACTCCAATTGATGATTGTTCATTAACTTTTCATTTACAACCACCACAAGTGGCTTGCCTTTTTCCAAACTCTCCAAACAGCTTCCTGCACCTACAAAAATAATACTTattaattcaattttttaaacTTATGGTACTCTGTCATTATAGTTTGATTTCTAAAATTGAataattagctgggcagtggtggcgcacgcctttaatcccagcacttgggaagaagaggcaggctgatctctgtgagttcgaggccagcctggactacaaagtgagtttcagaaaaagacgcaaagctactcagagaaaccctatctcggaaaaaaaaaaaaagaaaactgaataattTAGTCAATAAAACTATATGAAACTAAACCTTTTAATAATAAGTTCAAAATGACAAACGTAGGTCAAGTTTAGTAGCACATGCCCCAAATCCCATCATGTGGGAAATTAAAAGCAGAAGGATCATGGGTTACACAGGAAGACTCtgtatcaacaacaaaaaagacaaaaccacacCAACTATTTTTCTCTGACAGGTTTTTGTGGGGGAGCGGAATAGAAGGTCTACAGCCTAATCTTGCCTGATACTTGCTACAAAgctcagaatgaccttgaactcattatcaTTATTGTCCTGTTTCAACCTCCAGAGCCCTGAGATTACCAAATTCCTAGTTGACACCACTGGACAACTTTACTTCATTTCTAtccaaatacaaacagaaaagacaGCCCTGCAAGAATTAAGACACCCACATTTAAAAGCTGAGTTCAGTCTGTAACACCAATtaggggaggagggagacaggaaatCCCTGGAGTTCATTAACCTGTCAGGTGAGCTGAACTGAATGAATAATGATGAACTTCAGGTTCattgagaccctgtttcacaaaATAATGTGGAAGGCTTAGAAATGGCTTAGAATTCAAGAGCATATACTGCTtccatgcagaggacctaagtttgactGGGTCACTCAtacctgcctataactccagctccagggagtacAAAACTAAAAAGTAAGTATTAAAAACTAGTGGGAGCACAGTgaagcatacctttaatcccagcactcaggaggcagaagctgacagGTCcttgtgagctcaaagccagcctggtctacatactgaattCTAGGCAAGCcaagactatatagtgagatccttaAAAAACACCCATCGTCTACCTCtagcctcaacacacacacatgcatcaccaaacatacacacatgctcacagatgCACATGCACCGATCAGATCCGCAtgagaaacacataaaaaaagtAAAGGTGGTTTAAGAAAAAGATTTCAGAGTTTTCAAGAtggccccagagcccacatggtagaagacaagagacacaggctgacaggctggctgacagacacacacacacacacacacaggaaaggagggtgagggaagagaacaaataaacgcactaattttttttttttta comes from the Peromyscus maniculatus bairdii isolate BWxNUB_F1_BW_parent chromosome X, HU_Pman_BW_mat_3.1, whole genome shotgun sequence genome and includes:
- the Alg13 gene encoding UDP-N-acetylglucosamine transferase subunit ALG13 isoform X6, whose product is MKSAFVTVGTTSFDDLIACVAAEDSLRILKNLGYNRLVLQIGKGTVVPEPFSTESFTLDVYRYKDSLKEDLQQADLVISHAGAGSCLESLEKGKPLVVVVNEKLMNNHQLELAKQLHKEGHLFYCTCSTLRGLLQSMDLSTLKCYPPGQPEKFSAFLDKVVGLQK